The Octopus bimaculoides isolate UCB-OBI-ISO-001 unplaced genomic scaffold, ASM119413v2 Scaffold_52668, whole genome shotgun sequence genomic interval TACAACTACAGCAGCTGCAACTACAACTGTGGTATCAGGAACCACAACTGCTGCACAATCACCAATGACATCAGCTGCAACTACATCTGCACCATCAGGAACTACAACACCTGCAACTACAGCTGCAACATCAGGAACCACTACTGCTGCACCATCAGCAACTACAACAGTTGCAACTACAGCAAGTTCTACAACAGCTGTAGCATCAGGAACCACAACAGCTGCTCCATCAGCAACTACAGCTGCAACACCAGGAACCACAACAGCTGCACCATCTGTAACCACAACAGCTGCTCCACCAGCAACTACAACAGCTGCAACTACAGTTTCACCATCAGCAACTACAACACCTACATCAGCAGCAACTACAACTGTAGTATCTGGAACCACAACTGCT includes:
- the LOC106867053 gene encoding integumentary mucin C.1 gives rise to the protein MTSAATTSAPSGTTTPATTAATSGTTTAAPSATTTVATTASSTTAVASGTTTAAPSATTAATPGTTTAAPSVTTTAAPPATTTAATTVSPSATTTPTSAATTTVVSGTTTAAPPGTTTPAP